A genomic stretch from Chitinophaga agri includes:
- a CDS encoding SDR family oxidoreductase produces the protein MELSLKGKTAVICGSTQGIGLATAGELAALGAECVLLARNKESLKTAVAGLATEHLQEHSYVVADFRDTQQVEQAIKSITERKTVHILVNNTGGPKAGPVMEADIHEFTDAFQQHVIINHILVQAVIAGMTAAGYGRIINIVSTSVKAPLKNLGVSNTIRGGVASWAKTMAGELAPYGITVNNVLPGMTNTARLQSMMEYSATKRNTTVNNIEEEYLREIPMKRFGDPKEIAAAVAFLATPAAAYITGTNLCVDGGRTPVL, from the coding sequence ATGGAACTATCGTTAAAGGGGAAAACCGCCGTTATCTGTGGAAGCACTCAGGGAATAGGATTGGCAACAGCCGGTGAATTGGCTGCTTTGGGCGCAGAATGCGTCCTGCTGGCCAGGAACAAGGAAAGTCTGAAGACCGCTGTTGCCGGACTGGCTACTGAACATTTGCAGGAGCATAGTTATGTGGTAGCTGACTTCCGTGACACCCAACAGGTGGAACAGGCTATAAAAAGTATTACCGAAAGAAAAACGGTACATATTCTTGTCAACAATACCGGCGGGCCCAAAGCAGGTCCGGTTATGGAAGCCGACATCCACGAATTTACAGATGCCTTCCAGCAACATGTTATTATCAACCATATACTCGTACAGGCCGTTATAGCGGGCATGACAGCTGCTGGTTACGGACGTATCATAAATATTGTTTCAACATCAGTTAAAGCACCGCTTAAAAATCTGGGGGTATCTAATACGATCCGCGGAGGTGTTGCTTCCTGGGCAAAAACAATGGCGGGCGAACTGGCCCCCTATGGTATCACCGTGAACAACGTGCTGCCCGGTATGACCAACACCGCACGCCTGCAATCTATGATGGAGTATAGCGCTACCAAACGCAACACTACCGTAAACAATATCGAAGAGGAATATCTAAGGGAGATCCCGATGAAAAGATTTGGTGACCCGAAAGAGATTGCTGCGGCGGTAGCATTCCTGGCCACTCCGGCCGCTGCCTACATCACCGGAACCAATTTATGCGTAGATGGGGGCAGAACACCCGTATTATAA
- a CDS encoding acyltransferase family protein, with the protein MTNITPQRFLPLDVFRGLTVCFMIIVNTPGWDTSYDMLNHAQWHGCTPTDMVFPSFLFAVGNAMSFSMRKFQQLDDKTVLSKIFRRTILIFLLGFLMYWLPFVRHTPAGLEFIPLSDTRILGVLQRIALCYCFASLLIHYLPKKAVWAVSAVLLLGYWAIMYTFGDPADRYSLTGNAAILFDKFVMGDSHLYHGEGIAFDPEGLLSTFPAIVNVIAGYYTGLFVQEYGKTGKGLGKLVQAGGFLIVLAVLWDAQFPINKKLWTSSYVLFTVGIDLLLLSLLIYIIDFRKLEGWTGFFTVFGKNPLFLYLLSEVVVIFLYFFQIGGVSVYKAINAGIFQQIAPGKPGSLLFALVFMLFCWSVGKILDKKRIYVRV; encoded by the coding sequence ATGACCAATATAACACCGCAGCGCTTTTTACCCCTGGACGTATTCAGGGGACTGACAGTATGTTTCATGATCATTGTCAATACCCCCGGCTGGGATACGTCCTATGATATGCTCAACCATGCACAGTGGCATGGCTGTACGCCGACAGACATGGTATTCCCTTCCTTCCTGTTTGCCGTAGGTAATGCGATGAGCTTTAGTATGCGTAAATTTCAGCAGCTGGATGATAAGACGGTGTTATCAAAGATCTTCCGTCGTACCATCCTGATCTTCCTGCTTGGATTCCTGATGTATTGGCTGCCGTTCGTAAGACACACGCCGGCAGGACTGGAATTCATTCCGCTATCTGATACCCGTATTCTCGGTGTCTTACAACGTATTGCACTATGTTACTGTTTCGCCTCCCTCCTGATCCACTATCTGCCTAAAAAAGCGGTGTGGGCAGTGAGTGCTGTGCTGTTACTTGGCTACTGGGCGATCATGTACACTTTTGGTGACCCGGCTGACAGATATAGCCTGACAGGTAATGCCGCAATACTTTTCGACAAGTTTGTTATGGGTGATAGTCACCTGTATCATGGTGAAGGGATTGCTTTTGATCCGGAAGGGCTGCTGAGTACATTCCCGGCCATTGTGAATGTTATCGCAGGTTACTATACGGGACTATTTGTACAGGAGTATGGTAAAACGGGTAAAGGACTAGGCAAACTGGTACAAGCAGGCGGATTCCTGATAGTATTAGCAGTACTCTGGGATGCCCAGTTCCCTATCAATAAAAAATTGTGGACAAGCTCTTATGTACTGTTTACGGTAGGTATTGATCTCTTGCTGCTTTCTCTGCTGATCTATATTATAGATTTCAGGAAACTGGAAGGCTGGACAGGCTTCTTTACAGTTTTTGGTAAGAATCCACTTTTCCTTTACCTGCTGTCAGAGGTAGTGGTGATCTTCCTCTACTTCTTCCAGATTGGAGGTGTCAGTGTTTATAAGGCGATCAATGCAGGCATTTTCCAGCAGATTGCGCCTGGTAAACCCGGATCGCTGTTATTTGCGTTGGTATTTATGTTGTTTTGCTGGAGCGTCGGAAAAATACTTGATAAAAAGCGTATATACGTACGTGTTTAG
- a CDS encoding LacI family DNA-binding transcriptional regulator, translating to MNNKVTIADIARELNLTGATVSRALNNRKGTSEETRKLVQAAAEKMNYRRDRIAWSLRSGRTNIIGVIIPSAEINFFGSVVHGIESMANQHGYNVLIYQSNEQPEYEKKAIETFLSTRVDGILASIAKETKEFSHYLEIKEHGVPLVFFDRANDSLNIPSVVVDDFKGAYYATEHLLKQGYTRIAHIAGQQHLKIFKDRLDGYKAALAANGVTFDESMVYFGDVSINAGRQAIAHLLTVPHPPDAVFAVEDFTALGAVKELKDRNVDIPGSFGVIGFANESFDEHITPSLSSIDQQTVEMGKEACRLLMELIEGNGVVSTQVRTKVVLEPVARFRQSSQK from the coding sequence TTGAATAACAAAGTCACCATAGCAGATATCGCCAGAGAACTGAATTTAACAGGTGCGACTGTTTCCAGAGCCTTAAATAACCGTAAGGGTACCAGCGAGGAGACCCGTAAGCTGGTACAGGCCGCTGCCGAGAAAATGAACTACAGGCGCGACAGGATAGCCTGGTCACTCCGGTCAGGCCGTACGAATATTATCGGCGTCATTATTCCCAGCGCGGAGATTAATTTCTTTGGCTCTGTTGTCCACGGCATTGAAAGCATGGCGAACCAGCATGGGTATAACGTGCTGATCTACCAGTCCAATGAGCAGCCGGAGTATGAGAAAAAAGCAATAGAGACATTCCTGAGCACCCGTGTGGATGGTATTCTGGCGTCTATCGCCAAGGAGACCAAGGAATTTAGTCATTACCTCGAAATCAAAGAACATGGGGTACCGCTGGTCTTCTTTGACCGTGCGAACGACAGTCTGAATATTCCTTCGGTTGTCGTGGATGACTTTAAGGGCGCTTATTATGCTACTGAACATCTTTTAAAGCAGGGATATACCCGCATCGCCCATATTGCAGGGCAGCAGCACCTCAAGATCTTCAAAGATCGCCTGGATGGTTACAAAGCAGCATTGGCCGCGAATGGTGTTACCTTCGACGAATCCATGGTTTATTTCGGGGATGTGTCCATCAATGCCGGCCGTCAGGCTATTGCGCATCTGTTGACTGTTCCTCATCCTCCTGATGCTGTATTTGCAGTGGAGGATTTTACCGCTTTGGGCGCCGTAAAGGAACTGAAAGACAGGAATGTCGACATCCCAGGGTCTTTCGGCGTGATCGGCTTTGCAAATGAGTCGTTCGATGAGCATATCACACCGAGTCTTTCCAGTATAGATCAGCAGACGGTTGAAATGGGGAAGGAGGCGTGTCGTTTACTCATGGAGCTGATCGAAGGTAATGGCGTGGTAAGTACGCAGGTCCGTACCAAGGTAGTGCTTGAGCCAGTAGCCCGGTTCAGGCAGTCTTCTCAGAAATGA
- a CDS encoding glycoside hydrolase 5 family protein, giving the protein MKVFLTVLLSATMANVAFAQETSREIWSKKKAAKWYKQHTWQRGANFIPSYAINQLEMWQASTFDTAVINRELGYAAGIGMNSMRVFLHHAAWEQDREGFKQRMNTYLDISDRNGISTTFVLFDDCWNNTYTTGQQPAPKTGIHNSGWLQDPGIRRETSPALTDTLELYVKDVLTSFGKDKRILLWDLYNEPGNSNYGNKSMDLLQKVFVWARQVPVEQPVSAGVWAKNLTDLNTFQLNNSDVITYHNYADEKEHQQVIDSLRKFGRPLICTEYMARTRGSRFQNIMPLLKKEKVAAYNWGLVSGKTNTIYAWDTPMKDGAEPSVWFHDIFRQDGTPYSAEEVTTIKTLTGGH; this is encoded by the coding sequence ATGAAAGTATTTCTGACTGTCCTGCTCTCCGCAACAATGGCCAATGTTGCTTTTGCGCAGGAAACCTCCAGAGAGATCTGGTCTAAAAAGAAAGCTGCCAAATGGTATAAACAGCACACCTGGCAACGGGGCGCTAATTTCATTCCCAGCTATGCCATTAATCAGCTGGAAATGTGGCAGGCATCTACTTTTGATACTGCTGTTATTAACAGGGAACTGGGGTATGCTGCGGGTATCGGCATGAACTCAATGAGGGTATTCCTTCATCATGCTGCCTGGGAACAAGATCGTGAAGGCTTTAAACAAAGGATGAACACCTATCTGGATATATCCGACAGGAACGGCATCTCCACCACCTTTGTGCTGTTTGACGACTGTTGGAATAATACTTATACGACCGGTCAGCAACCTGCCCCTAAAACCGGGATACACAACTCAGGCTGGCTGCAGGATCCGGGTATACGCAGGGAAACTTCCCCGGCGCTCACCGATACACTGGAGTTGTATGTAAAAGACGTGCTGACATCATTCGGAAAAGATAAACGTATCCTGTTGTGGGATCTGTACAATGAACCAGGTAATTCAAATTATGGTAATAAAAGCATGGACCTTTTACAGAAAGTATTTGTCTGGGCCAGGCAGGTGCCGGTAGAGCAACCGGTATCAGCGGGTGTATGGGCGAAAAACCTGACCGACCTGAATACTTTCCAGCTGAATAACTCTGACGTCATCACCTATCATAATTATGCAGATGAAAAAGAGCATCAGCAGGTAATTGACAGCCTGCGGAAGTTCGGCCGTCCGCTGATATGTACAGAATATATGGCCCGCACAAGGGGAAGCCGTTTCCAGAATATCATGCCGCTGCTCAAGAAGGAAAAAGTGGCTGCATATAACTGGGGACTGGTATCTGGTAAGACCAATACCATCTACGCATGGGATACTCCTATGAAAGATGGCGCAGAGCCTTCCGTGTGGTTCCATGACATCTTCCGCCAGGATGGAACGCCCTATAGTGCGGAAGAAGTAACAACTATAAAAACATTGACGGGAGGACATTGA
- the galK gene encoding galactokinase, whose protein sequence is MEQAKLNAFSQQHFDQEPIMVRAAGRINLIGEHTDYNNGFVLPAAIDKAIYLAIVKRNDNKIILHALDVNDRYEGSLDNVVRTAQQWPDYLLGVVQQLQQAGHIIGGFECAFCGNVPLGAGLSSSAALECATIYALNELFGLGIGRKDMTLLAQAAENHFVGVRCGIMDQFASMFGKKQQLIKLDCASLDYEYIPFNFDDVSLVLLDTQVKHSLASSEYNTRRAECETGVALIKKHHPHVNSLRDANMDMLNEYVKSHNATVYDRCRYVVEEIQRLQDACEDLQRNDLEAFGKKVFATHEGLDKLYNVSCPELNWLAEFAAGQQGVLGARMMGGGFGGCTINIVRKSAVPALLEAAAAGYEQAFKTPLKAYVTSIEDGCRTVNNLVNN, encoded by the coding sequence GTGGAGCAAGCTAAATTAAACGCCTTTTCCCAGCAGCATTTCGACCAGGAACCAATAATGGTAAGAGCAGCAGGGCGTATTAACCTGATCGGAGAGCACACCGACTATAATAACGGGTTTGTATTGCCCGCTGCTATAGACAAAGCTATTTATCTGGCTATCGTAAAACGTAATGATAACAAGATCATTTTACATGCGCTGGACGTAAATGACCGCTATGAAGGTTCTCTGGATAATGTTGTCCGTACAGCACAGCAATGGCCTGACTATCTGCTGGGCGTTGTGCAGCAGTTACAACAGGCTGGTCATATCATTGGTGGTTTCGAATGTGCTTTTTGCGGTAATGTTCCCCTGGGCGCCGGCCTTTCATCCTCCGCAGCACTCGAATGTGCAACCATCTATGCATTGAACGAGCTTTTTGGACTGGGAATCGGTCGTAAGGACATGACCTTGCTGGCACAGGCTGCAGAAAACCACTTCGTAGGTGTACGCTGCGGTATCATGGACCAGTTTGCGAGCATGTTCGGTAAAAAACAACAGCTGATCAAGCTGGATTGTGCTTCACTGGATTATGAATATATTCCTTTCAACTTTGATGATGTTAGTCTGGTGTTACTGGATACGCAGGTAAAACACTCTCTGGCATCTTCTGAATACAATACCCGCCGCGCGGAATGTGAAACCGGTGTGGCGCTGATCAAAAAGCATCACCCGCATGTGAACAGTCTGCGTGATGCCAATATGGATATGCTGAATGAATATGTGAAGTCACATAATGCTACCGTATATGACCGTTGTCGTTATGTAGTTGAGGAGATCCAGCGTTTGCAGGATGCTTGTGAAGACCTGCAGCGTAACGACCTGGAGGCATTTGGAAAGAAGGTATTCGCGACACATGAAGGACTGGATAAACTGTATAATGTAAGTTGTCCGGAACTGAACTGGCTGGCTGAATTTGCCGCAGGCCAGCAGGGTGTGTTAGGTGCCCGTATGATGGGTGGCGGTTTTGGTGGTTGCACCATCAACATCGTCAGGAAATCCGCAGTACCTGCATTGCTGGAAGCAGCCGCAGCTGGTTATGAGCAGGCCTTCAAAACACCACTGAAAGCATATGTTACCAGTATCGAAGATGGTTGCCGCACTGTCAACAATCTTGTTAATAACTAA